A genomic window from Photobacterium gaetbulicola Gung47 includes:
- a CDS encoding C4-dicarboxylate transport system (permease large protein) (COG1593), which yields MSIFILFSTFAFLVIYTVPIAIALGIATLVTILSTGNLSVDFLVSTLITSVDSFPIMAVPFFILAGDIMGSGGISQRLVNFANSLVKNITGGFAIASIITCMFFAAISGSGPATVAAVGGIMIPAMIKYGYDRGFATAVVTAAGAIGVMIPPSIPMVMYGVSASTSIGDLFIAGVVPGLLVTFCLIVWAYIYSKKKGYKGSGEPFSLKEVFEQLKHAQLALLIPVIILGGIYGGIFTPTEASVVAVVYGLVVSLFVYKEITFKDLPQIFTKSVLTSVIVLLIVGTATAFGKYLALEQIPTQIANAMLAFSDSKIVFILLMVALLLVVGCFMETVAAIIILTPILVPVAMLFGFNPVHIGIIMVVTLAIGFITPPLGLNLFVGSSVSGISVERLSKAIVPFFVAMLIALLFVIFIPQLSLALI from the coding sequence ATGTCTATATTTATTCTTTTTTCAACCTTTGCCTTCTTGGTGATCTACACCGTGCCGATTGCGATTGCATTGGGTATTGCAACCTTGGTAACGATTTTGTCTACGGGCAATTTGAGTGTCGACTTTCTTGTCAGCACATTGATCACATCGGTGGACTCGTTCCCAATCATGGCAGTGCCGTTCTTCATCTTGGCCGGTGACATCATGGGAAGCGGCGGTATCTCACAGCGCTTGGTGAACTTTGCCAATTCGCTGGTGAAAAACATCACTGGTGGCTTTGCGATAGCCTCAATCATTACCTGTATGTTCTTCGCGGCGATTTCGGGTTCAGGTCCGGCAACGGTAGCGGCCGTGGGTGGCATCATGATCCCGGCAATGATCAAATATGGCTATGACCGAGGCTTCGCTACCGCCGTCGTCACGGCTGCCGGTGCGATTGGGGTGATGATCCCACCGAGCATCCCAATGGTGATGTACGGCGTGTCTGCCAGCACATCGATTGGTGACTTGTTTATTGCCGGTGTGGTTCCTGGCCTGCTTGTAACGTTCTGTTTGATTGTGTGGGCGTACATTTATTCTAAGAAGAAAGGCTACAAAGGCTCCGGTGAACCGTTCTCGCTTAAAGAAGTGTTCGAGCAGCTTAAGCATGCCCAGCTTGCCCTGCTGATCCCGGTGATTATTCTGGGGGGGATCTATGGCGGTATCTTCACCCCGACCGAAGCCAGTGTGGTTGCAGTGGTTTACGGCCTGGTTGTTAGCTTGTTTGTCTACAAGGAAATCACGTTCAAGGATCTGCCGCAAATATTCACCAAGTCAGTGCTGACTTCTGTGATTGTATTGTTGATTGTCGGTACGGCGACAGCCTTCGGCAAGTACTTGGCCCTTGAGCAAATCCCGACTCAAATTGCCAATGCCATGTTGGCGTTTTCTGACAGCAAGATTGTCTTTATTCTGCTGATGGTTGCGCTTCTGCTGGTTGTCGGCTGTTTCATGGAAACGGTTGCCGCGATCATCATCCTGACACCAATCCTGGTACCGGTTGCCATGCTGTTCGGATTTAACCCCGTGCACATCGGTATCATCATGGTGGTGACATTGGCGATTGGCTTTATTACCCCACCGCTTGGCTTGAACCTGTTTGTCGGCTCGAGTGTGTCTGGGATCTCCGTTGAGCGTCTGTCGAAAGCCATTGTGCCATTCTTCGTCGCTATGCTAATTGCCCTGCTATTTGTCATCTTCATTCCGCAACTGTCTCTGGCTCTGATTTAA
- a CDS encoding putative IclR family transcriptional regulator (COG1414), with the protein MGSKQGNQALNKAIAVIDAIADGHRQLKDICDLLDLPKSTVHRILQGLIEARYIREVKGIGLVLGTKMIQLGIRAQQDMPLKEIAKPFLRALAEETKDTVHLGIKDEDEIFYLDKIPGERAIQLRSQVGDRLPMAATGVGKALMIDMPKMEWQRLIKKQQGVDLEAMLSRMEEYSKNDYSFDLEDNEDLVRCVAVPIRNKYNNIIAAISVTSIKEYMPDERMQALIPLMKSYSQKISEQLN; encoded by the coding sequence ATGGGTTCAAAACAAGGCAATCAGGCATTAAACAAAGCCATCGCGGTTATCGACGCGATTGCCGATGGCCACCGCCAATTAAAAGATATTTGCGATCTGCTGGATTTACCAAAGTCTACTGTTCACCGTATTTTGCAGGGGCTGATTGAAGCCCGTTACATTCGAGAAGTGAAGGGTATCGGTCTTGTCTTGGGCACTAAGATGATCCAGCTGGGGATCCGCGCCCAGCAAGATATGCCGCTGAAAGAAATTGCCAAGCCTTTTTTGCGTGCATTGGCAGAAGAGACGAAGGACACTGTGCACCTCGGGATCAAAGACGAAGACGAGATCTTCTATCTCGATAAGATCCCGGGCGAAAGGGCGATACAACTGCGTTCCCAAGTGGGTGACCGGCTGCCGATGGCGGCAACCGGCGTGGGGAAGGCGTTGATGATTGATATGCCGAAAATGGAGTGGCAACGCCTAATCAAAAAACAACAGGGCGTTGATCTGGAAGCCATGCTTTCACGAATGGAAGAATACTCCAAGAACGATTACAGCTTTGATCTTGAAGATAATGAAGATCTCGTACGATGTGTAGCAGTACCTATTCGCAACAAATACAACAATATTATTGCTGCTATTTCCGTTACCAGTATTAAAGAGTATATGCCTGATGAAAGAATGCAGGCACTTATTCCCTTAATGAAATCATATAGTCAGAAGATATCTGAACAACTTAATTAA
- a CDS encoding putative C4-dicarboxylate transport system (C4-dicarboxylate-binding protein) (COG1638) yields MSRSGKILAIGGLFIASIIGAAIVTNGNNTTNTTNLACESQIKTLRFSMSSNTQHPIYDGASKFKELVEKTTDLTVDIYPSAQLGDDRAAIEMLQLGTLDVSIPSTAPLANFYPEYNVFDLPFMIPNEAVADKVLRSDFAGDMLEMLQSRRLIGLDFWENGFRHLTNSRRTVTSVDDVKGLKVRTMESPLHLDAWKALGATPTPMAFNELFTALQQGTVDGQENPYPNIALNNLYEVQKQMTDTGHVYTPLVLIFSEASWNKLSAHDQAAVRQAAIEAGDYQREVNRRVNNDSLATIKANMQVTELTPEARSEFRKATESVVDKYRDVIGGDIIDSFTKEIAKAEKESAVQ; encoded by the coding sequence ATGTCTAGATCAGGTAAAATTCTAGCCATTGGTGGGCTTTTTATCGCCTCCATTATTGGTGCCGCTATTGTAACGAATGGCAATAACACAACAAATACCACAAATTTAGCCTGTGAGTCACAAATAAAAACGCTGCGCTTTAGTATGAGTTCTAATACCCAGCATCCTATTTATGATGGTGCAAGTAAATTTAAAGAATTAGTAGAAAAAACAACTGATTTAACCGTTGATATTTATCCGTCAGCACAATTAGGCGATGACCGGGCAGCCATTGAAATGTTGCAATTGGGCACCCTAGATGTGTCGATTCCATCGACGGCGCCATTGGCAAACTTTTATCCGGAATATAATGTTTTTGATCTTCCTTTTATGATTCCGAATGAAGCCGTTGCCGATAAAGTACTGCGTAGCGATTTTGCCGGTGATATGCTGGAAATGCTTCAATCCCGTCGCTTGATTGGCCTGGACTTTTGGGAAAATGGCTTCCGCCATCTTACCAACTCGCGCCGTACGGTGACCAGTGTTGATGATGTGAAAGGCCTGAAGGTACGTACCATGGAAAGCCCGCTTCACCTTGATGCGTGGAAGGCTCTTGGCGCAACGCCAACGCCAATGGCATTCAACGAATTATTTACCGCTCTTCAGCAGGGAACGGTTGATGGCCAGGAAAACCCATACCCGAATATTGCCCTCAACAACCTGTACGAAGTACAGAAGCAGATGACAGATACTGGCCACGTGTATACTCCGTTGGTACTTATTTTCAGCGAGGCAAGTTGGAACAAGCTAAGTGCTCATGATCAGGCGGCAGTGCGCCAGGCGGCGATTGAAGCCGGAGACTACCAGCGTGAAGTCAACCGTCGTGTCAATAATGATAGCTTGGCAACTATTAAAGCCAATATGCAGGTGACAGAACTTACACCGGAAGCGCGCAGTGAATTCCGCAAGGCGACTGAATCTGTGGTTGATAAATACCGTGATGTGATCGGTGGTGACATTATTGATTCATTCACTAAAGAAATCGCCAAAGCAGAAAAAGAATCAGCAGTTCAGTAA
- a CDS encoding putative mandelate racemase/muconate lactonizing-like protein (COG4948) → MKIIDVIPHAISVPLEQPFYFSQGWVHNRSSLIVEIVTDEGISGFGEALCHGLQPPHIAAAFIEHAFKPLLLNRDPFDVEVLWEEMYNLTRPYGQGGSAVNAISGVDIALWDIMGKALNQPIHKLIGGAFRKEVTPYATGFYRVDGATYPADSIDEAHRHVESGFGAFKLKIGFGIEEDIALIRAIREAVGEEVKIMADANGAYSVGAARRIIKETEEYNPYFLEELLAPEDLEGYQQIKNLSKTYIAAGEQVFGKTGYRPWLEGNALDIIQPDLCSSGGITECKKIAAMAQANNTRMIPHVWGSGIGIAASLQFIASLPAAPLSLNPIEPMLEYDQSSHPFRKDLICDGINMVDGKVQISTKPGIGVDVNREIIERYKIN, encoded by the coding sequence ATGAAAATTATTGACGTTATTCCGCACGCGATTTCTGTACCGCTGGAGCAGCCGTTTTATTTCTCGCAGGGCTGGGTACATAACCGTAGCTCGCTGATTGTGGAAATTGTGACTGACGAGGGGATTAGCGGCTTTGGTGAAGCTCTTTGCCATGGCCTGCAGCCTCCTCACATTGCCGCTGCTTTCATTGAGCATGCGTTCAAGCCACTACTGCTAAACCGCGACCCATTTGATGTCGAAGTGCTGTGGGAAGAGATGTACAACCTGACTCGTCCATACGGCCAAGGAGGCTCGGCGGTTAATGCTATCAGCGGTGTTGATATCGCATTGTGGGACATCATGGGTAAAGCACTCAACCAGCCTATCCACAAATTGATTGGTGGGGCGTTCCGTAAAGAGGTGACACCTTACGCGACCGGTTTCTACCGTGTCGATGGGGCAACGTATCCTGCCGACTCTATTGATGAAGCCCACCGCCATGTTGAATCGGGATTCGGTGCGTTCAAGCTGAAGATTGGCTTCGGTATCGAGGAAGATATCGCGTTGATCCGCGCTATCCGCGAAGCGGTGGGTGAGGAGGTGAAGATCATGGCTGATGCCAACGGGGCCTACAGTGTCGGGGCGGCACGTCGCATCATCAAGGAAACTGAAGAGTACAACCCGTATTTCCTTGAAGAGCTCCTGGCTCCTGAAGATCTGGAAGGCTACCAGCAGATCAAGAACCTGTCGAAAACCTACATTGCAGCCGGCGAGCAGGTTTTTGGCAAAACGGGTTACCGCCCGTGGTTGGAAGGCAATGCTCTGGACATTATTCAACCGGATCTTTGCTCGTCAGGCGGTATTACGGAGTGTAAGAAAATCGCGGCGATGGCACAGGCGAACAATACCCGCATGATCCCGCATGTCTGGGGGTCGGGCATTGGCATTGCTGCATCATTGCAGTTCATTGCTTCATTGCCAGCGGCACCATTGTCACTTAATCCTATCGAGCCAATGTTGGAATATGACCAATCATCACATCCATTCCGCAAGGATCTGATTTGCGACGGCATCAATATGGTTGATGGCAAGGTGCAAATTTCGACCAAACCGGGTATTGGCGTAGATGTTAATCGTGAGATCATCGAACGCTATAAGATCAACTAA
- a CDS encoding putative 2-keto-3-deoxy-galactonokinase (COG3734), which yields MIKKQIPAHWLVIDWGTTNFRAFAMDAKGDVLDKVELSLGLLQVKEGEFASELEDVLSGWLAEYKHLPIFMAGMVGSQQGWVNVDYASTSVNASQLADKAYRFELPWGALATIVPGVSHQSGTGMFDVMRGEEVQLFGLARLTGRLDLTAVMPGTHSKHAVLSNGELTSFSSYMTGELFSVVSKHTILARGLPENTLPLNHTAFLKGVADGQAEQLTNTLFMARTHRLFNNIAEDEVSDYLSGVLIGNELKALTVQQKQVYLVGGSKLCARYQLACQALDIESTYINGDDCFIAGMAAIQEVMKHDH from the coding sequence ATGATTAAAAAACAAATACCGGCACATTGGCTCGTCATTGATTGGGGAACAACAAACTTTCGCGCTTTTGCGATGGACGCAAAAGGCGACGTACTTGATAAGGTTGAGCTGTCACTGGGCTTGCTTCAAGTAAAGGAAGGTGAGTTTGCCTCTGAGCTGGAAGATGTGTTGTCAGGCTGGCTAGCCGAGTATAAGCATCTGCCAATTTTTATGGCAGGTATGGTGGGTTCACAGCAGGGGTGGGTCAATGTTGATTATGCATCGACGTCAGTAAATGCATCACAGCTTGCCGATAAAGCCTATCGTTTCGAGCTACCTTGGGGGGCATTGGCAACTATAGTTCCTGGTGTCAGCCATCAGTCCGGTACGGGCATGTTTGATGTCATGCGTGGTGAAGAGGTTCAACTGTTTGGTCTTGCCAGACTAACGGGCAGACTGGATTTAACTGCAGTTATGCCGGGCACTCACAGTAAGCATGCAGTACTAAGCAATGGCGAACTAACGTCTTTTTCGTCCTACATGACGGGCGAGCTATTTTCAGTGGTTTCAAAGCACACCATTTTGGCACGAGGTTTACCTGAAAATACTTTGCCGCTTAACCATACAGCCTTTTTGAAAGGGGTGGCAGACGGACAGGCTGAACAGCTTACCAATACCTTGTTCATGGCTCGTACTCACCGTTTATTCAACAACATTGCCGAAGACGAAGTTTCTGATTATCTCTCGGGTGTGCTGATTGGCAATGAGCTTAAAGCCCTAACTGTGCAACAAAAACAGGTGTATTTAGTCGGTGGCAGCAAGCTATGTGCTCGCTACCAACTTGCCTGCCAGGCACTAGATATTGAATCAACTTACATTAATGGCGATGACTGTTTCATTGCCGGAATGGCTGCTATCCAGGAGGTAATGAAACATGACCACTAA
- a CDS encoding putative Tripartite ATP-independent periplasmic transporter DctQ component (COG3090), translated as MIKWLDKYLENTLACILLAVMVVAIFTQVVTRTLDISLSWTEELARYCFIWLVYIGVSFAASRKCHIKIDAIAMLLDEKEKKYLSLLADLVFFAFSSFILFHSTQMVLELYHLGQTSPALGLPMWIVYLAGPVGFALTSFRLIQQMVITFDELEALKLQQAKASE; from the coding sequence ATGATTAAATGGTTAGACAAATACTTGGAAAATACACTGGCCTGTATTTTACTTGCTGTCATGGTTGTCGCGATATTTACTCAGGTCGTGACCCGGACATTAGATATTTCACTGTCATGGACAGAAGAGCTTGCCCGCTATTGTTTTATTTGGCTGGTATATATCGGTGTAAGTTTTGCCGCTTCGCGTAAGTGCCATATTAAGATTGATGCAATTGCAATGCTGTTGGATGAAAAAGAAAAGAAATACCTGTCGCTATTGGCTGACTTGGTATTCTTTGCCTTCTCGTCATTCATCCTGTTCCATTCGACTCAAATGGTGCTGGAGCTCTATCACCTTGGTCAAACATCGCCAGCTCTGGGGTTGCCAATGTGGATTGTGTATCTGGCAGGGCCCGTTGGCTTTGCACTTACGTCATTCCGTTTGATCCAGCAGATGGTCATCACTTTTGATGAGCTTGAAGCACTCAAGCTGCAACAAGCAAAAGCCAGCGAATAA